A window of Pedococcus aerophilus contains these coding sequences:
- a CDS encoding extracellular solute-binding protein — translation MRTTTSGHTAALRWGGLALGAAFALAACSGGTGAGTAGGGDDSGKKATTIKLVAAEYSKDNTKAFWDKFATDYKAKTGNTLEVQIVSWDDIDQQSSTMIQNNNPPDILNLNAYASYAKDDLLYSADDVLSDSVKSDLLEAFVKSGTYDGKMYGMPDLSSARAMFYNKKLFQQAGITEAPKTWTEFQADAKKVAALGDGAIGYGLPLGPEESQGEFSIWMFNNGGDWKKDGKWTINSAENVETLTFLKSLATDKLTQNNPGKTNRQDAFDLFASGKVGMVVGFSPLAATLDEAKKVDYGVAPMPTKAEGGEPQTFGVTDYLMAFKKDGNKEAVKAFYDLYYQKDQVNSFIKAEGFLPVTKSGIEEFKSDAKLATYLETLPNAHLTPTDDPTWDKVKLSVQQNLGTAMTGDPKAVLDKLQKSAEAGG, via the coding sequence GTGCGCACCACGACTTCAGGACACACAGCGGCGCTGCGCTGGGGCGGGCTCGCCCTGGGTGCAGCGTTCGCCCTGGCAGCCTGCTCCGGCGGCACCGGGGCCGGCACGGCCGGCGGCGGGGACGACTCGGGGAAGAAGGCGACGACGATCAAGCTCGTCGCCGCTGAGTACTCCAAGGACAACACCAAGGCGTTCTGGGACAAGTTCGCCACCGACTACAAGGCCAAGACGGGCAACACCCTCGAGGTGCAGATCGTCAGCTGGGACGACATCGACCAGCAGAGCTCGACGATGATCCAGAACAACAACCCGCCGGACATCCTCAACCTCAACGCCTATGCCAGCTACGCCAAGGACGACCTGCTCTACAGCGCCGACGACGTGCTGTCCGACTCGGTGAAGTCCGACCTGCTCGAGGCCTTCGTCAAGTCCGGGACGTACGACGGCAAGATGTACGGGATGCCCGACCTGAGCTCGGCGCGGGCGATGTTCTACAACAAGAAGCTCTTCCAGCAGGCGGGCATCACCGAGGCCCCCAAGACCTGGACCGAGTTCCAGGCCGACGCCAAGAAGGTCGCCGCCCTCGGCGACGGCGCGATCGGCTATGGCCTCCCGCTGGGTCCGGAGGAGTCGCAGGGCGAGTTCTCGATCTGGATGTTCAACAACGGCGGGGACTGGAAGAAGGACGGCAAGTGGACGATCAACTCGGCTGAGAACGTCGAGACGCTGACCTTCCTCAAGTCGCTGGCCACGGACAAGCTCACCCAGAACAACCCGGGCAAGACCAACCGCCAGGACGCCTTCGACCTGTTCGCGTCCGGCAAGGTCGGCATGGTCGTCGGGTTCTCCCCGCTGGCCGCGACGCTCGACGAGGCCAAGAAGGTCGACTACGGCGTCGCGCCGATGCCGACCAAGGCCGAGGGTGGCGAGCCGCAGACGTTCGGCGTCACCGACTACCTCATGGCGTTCAAGAAGGACGGCAACAAGGAGGCCGTCAAGGCGTTCTACGACCTGTACTACCAGAAGGACCAGGTCAACTCCTTCATCAAGGCGGAGGGCTTCCTGCCCGTCACCAAGTCCGGCATCGAGGAGTTCAAGTCCGACGCCAAGCTGGCGACGTACCTCGAGACCCTGCCGAACGCGCACCTCACGCCGACCGACGACCCCACGTGGGACAAGGTCAAGCTGTCGGTGCAGCAGAACCTCGGCACCGCGATGACCGGTGACCCGAAGGCCGTGCTCGACAAGCTGCAGAAGTCTGCCGAAGCCGGCGGCTGA
- a CDS encoding SIS domain-containing protein — protein sequence MTSYPSHLAREIATQPADWAAVRRRVDEALAVLPAHGARVAVVGCGTSYFMAQAYATLREQAGAGHTEAHAASEYPDSRRFDHVVAISRSGTTTEVIELLERLRAEGQTTTAIVATEGTAIPDLATHAFLLPEVDEQSVVQTRFATTVLALLRATLGEDLDQAIADAEAVLAEDEDAALAGVADARQLTFLGRGWTVGLAQEAALKLRESAQFWTEAYPAMEYRHGPISVTTEGGATWAFGEVPPGLDEDVRATGAHFEHRDIDPLADLLRVHRLCLLKAGRAGVDPDRPRHLSRSIILS from the coding sequence ATGACTTCCTACCCGAGCCACCTCGCCCGCGAGATCGCCACTCAGCCCGCCGACTGGGCCGCGGTGCGCCGCCGGGTCGACGAGGCCCTGGCCGTCCTGCCCGCCCACGGAGCGCGCGTCGCGGTGGTCGGCTGCGGCACCTCGTACTTCATGGCCCAGGCCTACGCGACCCTGCGCGAGCAGGCCGGCGCCGGCCACACCGAGGCGCACGCCGCCAGCGAGTACCCCGACAGCCGTCGCTTCGACCACGTCGTGGCCATCTCCCGCTCCGGCACCACCACGGAGGTCATCGAGCTGCTCGAGCGCCTCCGCGCCGAGGGTCAGACCACCACCGCGATCGTCGCGACCGAGGGGACCGCCATCCCCGACCTCGCCACGCACGCCTTCCTCCTGCCCGAGGTCGACGAGCAGTCCGTCGTGCAGACCCGCTTCGCGACGACCGTGCTGGCCCTGCTGCGTGCCACCCTCGGCGAGGACCTCGACCAGGCCATCGCTGACGCCGAGGCAGTCCTGGCCGAGGACGAGGACGCCGCGCTCGCCGGTGTCGCCGACGCCCGTCAGCTGACCTTCCTCGGACGCGGCTGGACCGTTGGCCTCGCCCAGGAGGCTGCCCTGAAGCTGCGCGAGTCCGCACAGTTCTGGACCGAGGCCTACCCCGCCATGGAGTACCGCCACGGCCCCATCAGCGTCACCACCGAGGGCGGAGCCACCTGGGCGTTCGGCGAGGTGCCCCCGGGGCTCGACGAGGACGTGCGCGCCACCGGGGCCCACTTCGAGCACCGCGACATCGACCCGCTCGCCGACCTGTTGCGGGTGCACCGCCTCTGCCTGCTCAAGGCTGGACGCGCCGGGGTGGACCCTGATCGACCGCGACACCTCTCGCGGTCCATCATCCTGTCGTGA
- a CDS encoding N-acetylglucosamine-6-phosphate deacetylase — protein MTSEPAAPEPLLLTGRVVLPGGVVEDGVVVVEGDRVAYAGARAEVPGWWTDLPSPDDLPDGLTLLPGLVDVHCHGGDGGEFGPDGESARTAARHHHRCGTTSIVGSLVSAAPDVLLAGAAALAPLVEAGELAGIHLEGPFLSTVRCGAQDPGTLLDADLDLVDALVAAGGGGLLHMTFAPERDPSGSLPAALSGHGVVGSLGHTDADHATCARALRAVLGGGVRGGLPLVTHLFNGMPPLHHRAPGPVAAALGAAARGEAVVELIADGVHLDGATVQLVFDTVGPTGIALVSDAMSASGLAEGDYTLGGRTVQVRGREARLADGGSLAGGVSTLLDQVRWCVTELGIDLADAVTAAAHTPARALSLEGVGSLVPGSRADVLVVDRDLRLVRVLRHGAWL, from the coding sequence GTGACCTCCGAACCCGCCGCCCCCGAGCCGCTGCTGCTGACCGGACGCGTCGTCCTGCCCGGCGGCGTCGTCGAGGACGGTGTGGTCGTGGTCGAGGGCGACCGGGTCGCGTACGCCGGTGCGCGCGCCGAGGTCCCTGGCTGGTGGACCGACCTGCCCTCCCCCGACGACCTCCCGGACGGCCTCACCCTCCTCCCGGGGCTCGTCGACGTGCACTGCCACGGTGGTGACGGCGGAGAGTTCGGCCCGGACGGCGAGAGCGCCCGGACCGCGGCCCGGCACCACCACCGCTGCGGCACGACGTCGATCGTCGGGTCGCTCGTGTCCGCAGCGCCCGACGTGCTCCTCGCCGGCGCGGCGGCCCTCGCCCCACTGGTCGAGGCGGGCGAGCTCGCAGGGATCCACCTCGAGGGTCCGTTCCTGTCCACCGTCCGCTGCGGTGCGCAGGATCCCGGCACCCTCCTGGACGCCGACCTCGACCTCGTCGACGCCCTGGTCGCGGCAGGTGGCGGCGGCCTGCTCCACATGACGTTCGCACCCGAGCGCGACCCCTCGGGCAGCCTGCCCGCTGCCCTGTCCGGCCACGGCGTGGTCGGCTCCCTGGGCCACACCGACGCCGACCACGCCACCTGCGCGCGGGCGCTGCGGGCGGTCCTCGGGGGCGGGGTCCGCGGCGGGCTTCCCCTGGTCACCCACCTCTTCAACGGTATGCCGCCGCTGCACCACCGCGCGCCCGGTCCGGTCGCCGCCGCGCTGGGTGCCGCCGCCCGCGGCGAGGCCGTCGTCGAGCTCATCGCCGACGGCGTGCACCTCGACGGCGCCACCGTGCAGCTCGTCTTCGACACGGTCGGCCCCACGGGCATCGCGCTGGTCAGTGATGCGATGTCGGCCAGCGGACTGGCCGAGGGGGACTACACCCTGGGCGGGCGCACCGTGCAGGTGCGCGGCCGCGAGGCCCGTCTCGCGGACGGAGGGTCGCTCGCCGGCGGCGTCTCGACGCTGCTCGACCAGGTGCGGTGGTGCGTCACCGAGCTCGGCATCGACCTTGCCGACGCGGTCACGGCGGCGGCCCACACCCCTGCCCGGGCGCTGTCGCTCGAGGGCGTCGGCAGCCTCGTCCCCGGGTCACGCGCCGACGTGCTGGTCGTCGATCGCGACCTGCGACTCGTGCGGGTCCTGCGCCACGGCGCCTGGCTCTGA
- a CDS encoding protein meaA — MRTYAGHSSAAASNALYRRNLDKGQTGLSVAFDLPTQTGYDPDHPLARGEVGKVGVPISHIGDMRALFDQIPLDRMNTSMTINATAMWLLAMYQVVAEEQALAEGRDPVEAVRALAGTTQNDIIKEYLSRGTYVFGPQPSLRLITDMVAYTVADIPKWNPINICSYHLQEAGATPVQEIAYAMCTAIAVLDAVRDSGQVPPERFGEVVARISFFVNAGVRFVEEMCKMRAFVQLWDDLTRERYGVQDAKQRRFRYGVQVNSLGLTEAQPENNVQRIVLEMLAVTLSKDARARAVQLPAWNEALGLPRPWDQQWSLRMQQVLAFESDLLEYDDLFAGSTVVEAKVASLVEGARAEIARVQDLGGAVPAVESGYMKSALVASHSLRRQRIETGEDVVVGVNRFETTEPNPLTADLDAAIQTVDRDVEAKAVAAVRAWREERDADVVGRDRAAAAVTALRADARAGVNLMAASLEAARAGVTTGEWAQALREEFGEFRAPTGVSGSVGVSDGGTDELRAVRDRVRRTADALGERLRVLVAKPGLDGHSNGAEQIAVRARDAGFEVVYQGIRLTPEQIVAAAVAEDVHLVGISILSGSHMELVPHIIDGLRAAGAGDVPVVVGGIIPESDARALQALGVAAVFTPKDFGLNDIMGEFVEIVRRSRGLDAEVAAPV; from the coding sequence ATGCGCACGTATGCGGGGCACTCCAGCGCCGCCGCGAGCAACGCCCTCTACCGCCGGAACCTCGACAAGGGGCAGACCGGGTTGTCGGTCGCGTTCGACCTGCCGACCCAGACCGGGTACGACCCCGACCACCCGCTGGCCCGCGGCGAGGTCGGCAAGGTCGGTGTGCCGATCTCGCACATCGGTGACATGCGCGCCCTGTTCGACCAGATCCCGCTGGACCGGATGAACACGTCGATGACGATCAACGCCACCGCGATGTGGCTGCTGGCGATGTACCAGGTGGTCGCGGAGGAGCAGGCCCTGGCCGAGGGCCGTGACCCGGTCGAGGCGGTCCGGGCACTCGCCGGGACGACGCAGAACGACATCATCAAGGAGTACCTGTCGCGCGGCACCTACGTGTTCGGGCCGCAGCCGTCGCTGCGCCTGATCACCGACATGGTGGCCTACACGGTCGCGGACATCCCGAAGTGGAACCCGATCAACATCTGCAGCTACCACCTCCAGGAGGCCGGGGCGACGCCGGTCCAGGAGATCGCCTATGCGATGTGCACGGCGATCGCCGTCCTCGACGCGGTGCGCGACTCGGGCCAGGTGCCCCCGGAGCGGTTCGGCGAGGTGGTCGCGCGGATCTCCTTCTTCGTCAACGCGGGCGTCCGCTTCGTCGAGGAGATGTGCAAGATGCGGGCGTTCGTCCAGCTCTGGGACGACCTCACGCGTGAGCGGTACGGCGTGCAGGACGCCAAGCAGCGCCGGTTCAGGTACGGCGTGCAGGTCAACTCCCTCGGCCTCACCGAGGCCCAGCCAGAGAACAACGTCCAGCGGATCGTGCTGGAGATGCTCGCGGTCACCCTGAGCAAGGACGCGCGGGCGCGCGCGGTGCAGCTGCCCGCGTGGAACGAGGCGCTCGGCCTGCCTCGTCCGTGGGACCAGCAGTGGTCCCTGCGTATGCAGCAGGTGCTCGCCTTCGAGTCCGACCTCCTGGAGTACGACGACCTCTTCGCCGGGTCGACCGTCGTCGAGGCCAAGGTCGCCTCCCTCGTCGAGGGAGCCCGCGCCGAGATCGCGCGGGTGCAGGACCTCGGTGGCGCGGTGCCCGCGGTGGAGAGCGGCTACATGAAGTCCGCGCTGGTGGCCTCGCACTCGTTGCGGCGCCAGCGCATCGAGACCGGCGAGGACGTCGTCGTCGGGGTGAACCGGTTCGAGACCACCGAGCCGAACCCGCTGACCGCGGACCTCGACGCGGCCATCCAGACCGTCGACCGCGACGTCGAGGCCAAGGCCGTCGCCGCGGTCCGGGCCTGGCGCGAGGAGCGGGACGCCGACGTCGTCGGCCGGGACCGCGCCGCCGCGGCCGTGACGGCTCTCAGGGCCGACGCCCGGGCCGGAGTCAACCTGATGGCGGCCTCGCTCGAGGCGGCGCGGGCCGGGGTCACGACGGGGGAGTGGGCCCAGGCGCTGCGCGAGGAGTTCGGCGAGTTCCGTGCCCCCACAGGGGTCTCGGGTTCGGTGGGGGTCAGCGATGGCGGCACCGACGAGCTGCGGGCCGTGCGCGACCGGGTGCGCCGCACGGCGGACGCGCTCGGCGAACGGCTGCGCGTCCTTGTGGCCAAGCCGGGCCTGGACGGACACAGCAACGGTGCCGAGCAGATCGCCGTGCGGGCCCGGGACGCCGGCTTCGAGGTCGTCTACCAGGGGATCAGGCTGACGCCTGAGCAGATCGTCGCGGCCGCGGTCGCCGAGGACGTCCACCTCGTCGGCATCTCGATCCTGTCCGGCTCGCACATGGAGCTCGTGCCGCACATCATCGACGGGCTGCGTGCCGCCGGTGCCGGTGACGTGCCCGTCGTGGTCGGCGGGATCATCCCCGAGAGCGACGCCCGGGCCCTGCAGGCCCTCGGGGTCGCCGCGGTCTTCACCCCCAAGGACTTCGGCCTCAACGACATCATGGGCGAGTTCGTCGAGATCGTCCGCCGGTCGCGGGGCCTGGACGCCGAGGTCGCCGCCCCCGTCTGA
- a CDS encoding STAS domain-containing protein — translation MSVSTIGVLPVAVRALHTGQEVAITGRIDVHTVPDVRLLLHEIIDTGFGDVYMRLADAEIGDATGLGVLVEAYNRARRAGRRLAVVDMSERTGRLLRASRLDRSLVLREVPADATVAAVTA, via the coding sequence ATGTCGGTCAGCACCATCGGGGTCCTCCCCGTCGCAGTCCGCGCGCTGCACACGGGTCAGGAAGTCGCCATCACCGGGCGCATCGACGTCCACACGGTCCCCGACGTGCGGCTGCTGCTCCACGAGATCATCGACACCGGCTTCGGTGACGTCTACATGCGCCTGGCGGACGCCGAGATCGGCGACGCCACCGGCCTCGGAGTCCTCGTCGAGGCCTACAACCGGGCCCGTCGGGCTGGTCGGCGCCTCGCGGTCGTCGACATGAGCGAGCGCACCGGCCGCCTGTTGCGTGCATCACGCCTCGACCGCTCGCTGGTGCTCCGCGAGGTTCCGGCCGACGCGACTGTGGCGGCTGTCACCGCCTGA
- the murA gene encoding UDP-N-acetylglucosamine 1-carboxyvinyltransferase: MAERFRVVGGTALRGEVAVWGAKNSALKLMAVALLAVGRTRLTNVPAILDVTIMAELLRRLGCTVDYDATAGVVEIDVPEKIGHRADYDLVRALRASTAVLGPLVARTGSADVAVPGGDAIGSRGLDLHAAGLEALGAKVHVTHGFLVAEAPSGLDGAEIRLDFPSVGATENVLTAAVLARGTTVLENAAREPEIVDIAEMLISMGAQISGAGTSVIEVQGVGSLAPVEHAVVPDRIAAGTWAFAASATRGGVEVVGAVSAHLVAALELVEASGATVTDTSRGFRVDSGGRRPRAFDVATLPYPGFPTDLQPFALACNAVAEGSAMITENLFEARFRTVQELNRLGAETRIDGHHVMVHGVERLSGAPVEASDIRAGAALVIAGLVADGVTTVSGAQHIDRGYAGFAESLQGLGADVTREPDDDPFL; this comes from the coding sequence GTGGCTGAGAGATTCAGGGTTGTCGGAGGCACCGCGCTGCGAGGCGAGGTCGCCGTGTGGGGTGCCAAGAACAGTGCGCTCAAGCTCATGGCGGTGGCCCTGCTGGCGGTCGGGCGCACGCGGCTGACCAACGTCCCCGCGATCCTCGACGTGACCATCATGGCCGAGCTGCTCCGTCGGCTCGGGTGCACCGTCGACTACGACGCCACCGCAGGGGTCGTCGAGATCGACGTCCCGGAGAAGATCGGTCACCGCGCCGACTACGACCTCGTCCGTGCGCTGCGTGCCTCGACCGCGGTGCTCGGACCCCTCGTCGCGCGCACCGGCTCGGCCGATGTCGCGGTCCCCGGCGGCGACGCCATCGGCTCGCGCGGCCTCGACCTGCACGCCGCAGGTCTGGAGGCCCTCGGCGCCAAGGTCCACGTGACGCACGGCTTCCTCGTCGCCGAGGCCCCGTCGGGGCTCGACGGAGCCGAGATCCGCCTCGACTTCCCCAGCGTGGGAGCCACCGAGAACGTCCTCACCGCGGCAGTCCTGGCCCGCGGGACGACGGTGCTGGAGAACGCCGCCCGGGAGCCCGAGATCGTCGACATCGCCGAGATGCTGATCTCGATGGGCGCGCAGATCAGCGGAGCCGGCACCTCGGTGATCGAGGTGCAGGGCGTCGGGAGCCTCGCCCCGGTCGAGCACGCGGTTGTCCCCGACCGCATCGCCGCAGGGACGTGGGCCTTCGCCGCGTCGGCGACCCGGGGCGGCGTCGAGGTCGTCGGCGCCGTCAGTGCCCACCTCGTCGCGGCGCTCGAGCTCGTGGAGGCGAGCGGCGCCACCGTCACCGACACCTCGCGCGGATTCCGGGTCGACTCCGGGGGGCGGCGTCCCCGGGCGTTCGACGTGGCCACCCTGCCCTACCCCGGGTTCCCGACCGACCTCCAGCCGTTCGCGCTGGCCTGCAACGCCGTCGCCGAGGGGTCGGCGATGATCACAGAGAACCTCTTCGAGGCGCGCTTCCGCACCGTCCAGGAGCTCAACCGCCTCGGTGCCGAGACCCGCATCGACGGCCACCACGTCATGGTCCACGGCGTCGAGCGGCTCTCGGGCGCACCCGTCGAGGCCAGTGACATCCGTGCAGGTGCCGCCCTCGTCATCGCCGGACTCGTCGCCGACGGGGTGACCACCGTCAGCGGCGCCCAGCACATCGACCGTGGGTACGCCGGCTTCGCGGAGAGCCTGCAAGGCCTGGGCGCGGACGTCACCCGGGAGCCGGACGACGACCCGTTCCTCTGA
- a CDS encoding cob(I)yrinic acid a,c-diamide adenosyltransferase — protein sequence MVNLTRIYTRTGDDGKTHLGDMSRTSKTDVRLLAYADANEANAAIGVAVAAGDLPEDIRATLLRVQNDLFDVGADLCTPLQPTYEYPPLRVEQAWIDELEADCDRYLERVEKLRSFILPGGTVGSAHLHVATTVVRRAERAAWAAIDAYGDQPGDGTKGEGGINVLTATYLNRLSDLLFVLARVANLPIGGDVLWQPGGGRAEVPTTK from the coding sequence ATGGTCAACCTCACCCGCATCTACACCCGCACCGGCGACGACGGGAAGACCCACCTCGGCGACATGAGCCGGACCAGCAAGACCGACGTCCGGCTGCTGGCCTACGCCGACGCCAACGAGGCGAATGCCGCCATCGGTGTCGCGGTCGCGGCGGGCGACCTGCCGGAGGACATCCGGGCCACGCTGCTGCGCGTGCAGAACGACCTCTTCGACGTGGGTGCCGACCTGTGCACGCCGCTCCAGCCGACCTACGAGTACCCGCCGCTGCGGGTCGAGCAGGCATGGATCGACGAGCTGGAGGCCGACTGCGACCGCTACCTCGAGCGGGTCGAGAAGCTGCGGTCCTTCATCCTCCCCGGCGGGACGGTCGGTTCGGCGCACCTGCACGTGGCCACGACCGTCGTGCGACGGGCCGAGCGCGCGGCATGGGCCGCCATCGACGCCTACGGCGACCAGCCCGGCGACGGCACCAAGGGCGAGGGCGGCATCAACGTGCTCACCGCGACCTACCTGAACCGCCTGTCGGACCTGCTCTTCGTGCTCGCCCGCGTCGCCAACCTCCCGATCGGTGGGGACGTGCTGTGGCAGCCCGGCGGTGGCCGGGCCGAGGTACCCACCACGAAGTGA
- a CDS encoding DUF2550 family protein, whose protein sequence is MSPVVLFEIIVGTLALLAVLALAYIFVRRRLLSSGAPLMLCALRLPGRSSYRLGLLRFSGSTLEWFTLIGPSPRPLRSWDRPLLELGPPEAAEEAIAGLPDAVTVECHHDGEDFRIALAAPAYTAMRSWLESSPPGFNVNVA, encoded by the coding sequence ATGTCGCCCGTGGTCTTGTTCGAGATCATCGTGGGGACGCTCGCCCTGCTCGCAGTGCTGGCGTTGGCGTACATCTTCGTGCGCCGGCGCCTGCTGTCGTCCGGGGCGCCGCTGATGCTGTGCGCCCTGCGGCTGCCCGGCCGCTCGTCCTACCGGCTGGGCCTGCTGCGCTTCTCCGGCAGCACCCTGGAGTGGTTCACCCTCATCGGGCCCTCGCCCCGCCCGCTGCGGTCGTGGGACCGGCCGCTGCTCGAGCTCGGCCCGCCGGAGGCGGCGGAGGAGGCGATCGCCGGTCTGCCTGACGCCGTGACGGTCGAGTGCCACCACGACGGTGAGGACTTCCGCATCGCCCTGGCCGCTCCTGCCTACACCGCGATGCGCAGCTGGCTCGAGAGCTCGCCCCCCGGGTTCAACGTCAACGTCGCCTGA
- a CDS encoding F0F1 ATP synthase subunit epsilon, with amino-acid sequence MSTLQVELVAADRKVWEGEAEMVQARTIDGELGILPGHTPLLGVLVEGEVRIKTGGTNAVATVDGGFLSVDRDKVIIVAEAVDASQIPA; translated from the coding sequence GTGAGCACCCTGCAGGTTGAACTCGTCGCCGCCGACCGGAAGGTCTGGGAGGGCGAGGCCGAGATGGTCCAGGCCCGCACCATCGACGGCGAGCTGGGCATCCTGCCCGGCCACACGCCCCTGCTCGGCGTCCTCGTCGAGGGCGAGGTCCGCATCAAGACCGGCGGCACGAACGCTGTCGCGACCGTGGACGGCGGGTTCCTGTCCGTCGACCGGGACAAGGTCATCATCGTCGCCGAGGCCGTCGACGCCTCGCAGATCCCGGCCTAG
- the atpD gene encoding F0F1 ATP synthase subunit beta has translation MTATVTEETKAATPGGIGRISRIIGPVVDVEFPADAMPEQYNLLTTSVELLGETKNLNLEVAQHIGDNMVRAISLQPTDGLVRGTQVQDTGGPISVPVGDQTLGKVFNTTGEVMNLAEGETFEVKERWGIHRKAPAFDQLESKTQMFETGIKVIDLLTPYVQGGKIGLFGGAGVGKTVLIQEMIARVARDHGGVSVFAGVGERTREGNDLMVEMEEAGVLGQTALVFGQMDEPPGTRLRVALSALTMAEYFRDVQNQDVLLFIDNIFRFTQAGSEVSTLLGRMPSAVGYQPTLADEMGTLQERITSTRGHSITSMQAIYVPADDYTDPAPATTFAHLDATTELSREIASLGIYPAVDPLTSTSRILDRRYIAEDHYNTAVRVKQILQRNKELQDIIAILGIDELSEEDKILVNRARRIQRFLSQNTYVAKQFTGIEGSTVPLSDSIEAFTKIADGEYDHVPEQAFFMCGGLDDVERQAAEIEKNL, from the coding sequence ATGACTGCCACTGTCACTGAAGAGACCAAGGCCGCCACCCCCGGTGGCATCGGCCGCATCTCCCGCATCATCGGCCCGGTCGTCGACGTGGAGTTCCCCGCCGACGCCATGCCGGAGCAGTACAACCTGCTGACCACGTCGGTGGAGCTGCTCGGGGAGACCAAGAACCTCAACCTCGAGGTCGCCCAGCACATCGGCGACAACATGGTCCGCGCCATCTCCCTGCAGCCGACCGACGGCCTCGTCCGCGGCACGCAGGTCCAGGACACCGGCGGCCCGATCTCGGTGCCCGTCGGCGACCAGACGCTCGGCAAGGTCTTCAACACCACCGGTGAGGTCATGAACCTCGCCGAGGGCGAGACCTTCGAGGTCAAGGAGCGCTGGGGCATCCACCGCAAGGCCCCGGCCTTCGACCAGCTCGAGTCCAAGACCCAGATGTTCGAGACCGGCATCAAGGTCATCGACCTGCTGACCCCCTACGTGCAGGGTGGGAAGATCGGCCTGTTCGGTGGCGCCGGCGTGGGCAAGACGGTGCTCATCCAGGAGATGATCGCCCGTGTCGCCCGCGACCACGGTGGTGTGTCGGTGTTCGCCGGTGTCGGCGAGCGCACCCGTGAGGGCAACGACCTCATGGTCGAGATGGAGGAGGCCGGCGTCCTCGGCCAGACCGCCCTCGTCTTCGGCCAGATGGACGAGCCGCCGGGCACGCGTCTTCGCGTCGCGCTCTCGGCGCTGACCATGGCGGAGTACTTCCGCGATGTGCAGAACCAGGACGTGCTGCTCTTCATCGACAACATCTTCCGCTTCACCCAGGCCGGCTCCGAGGTCTCCACCCTCCTCGGCCGTATGCCGTCCGCCGTGGGCTACCAGCCCACCCTCGCCGACGAGATGGGCACGCTCCAGGAGCGCATCACCTCGACGCGTGGTCACTCGATCACCTCGATGCAGGCGATCTACGTGCCGGCTGACGACTACACCGACCCGGCCCCGGCCACGACGTTCGCGCACCTCGACGCGACGACCGAGCTCTCCCGTGAGATCGCCTCGCTGGGCATCTACCCGGCCGTGGACCCGCTCACGTCGACCTCGCGAATCCTCGACCGTCGCTACATCGCCGAGGACCACTACAACACCGCGGTTCGCGTCAAGCAGATCCTCCAGCGCAACAAGGAGCTGCAGGACATCATCGCCATCCTCGGTATCGACGAGCTCTCCGAAGAGGACAAGATCCTCGTCAACCGCGCCCGTCGCATCCAGCGCTTCCTGTCGCAGAACACCTACGTCGCGAAGCAGTTCACCGGCATCGAGGGTTCGACGGTCCCGCTGTCCGACAGCATCGAGGCCTTCACGAAGATCGCCGACGGCGAGTACGACCACGTGCCGGAGCAGGCCTTCTTCATGTGCGGTGGCCTCGACGACGTCGAGCGCCAGGCAGCCGAGATCGAGAAGAACCTCTGA